Proteins from a single region of Leptospiraceae bacterium:
- a CDS encoding MBOAT family protein: MLFNSLHFLIYLPIVLIISNYLKNRNQRIFLLLASFYFYMAWNILFIWLLLFSIVIDYFAAISISRLDKSDKKRKYYLFISLATNLGFLSYFKYTNFFLGTLNDINFINSFRFVEYNIILPVGISFYTFQSMSYTIDVYRNQMEAKKSFLDFALYVSFFPQLVAGPIVRASTFFRDLETRLIVNYETIRYSFAQILLGFTKKIVFADNLAIVVDNVFRNYASMNSIEIWTGVFAFMWQIYFDFAGYTDIAIGVARLFGFQFDLNFNFPFNVTSISQHWARWHLSFSTWIRDYIFIPLGGSKISRLRTHINVFITFMFAGIWHGAAYHFVVWGIWHSAMLSIEREYARTGIRNYLNEKGGIPYDIFCRVFTMICLGLGLPLFRANTLTDALAMLKTMLFISPNAYTISFVNFSYFKLILLLFVTGYIFEKYNLSKMLENKRAFTLFILANFFMLLCFGVSESQSFIYFAF, from the coding sequence ATGTTATTCAATTCTTTACATTTCCTTATTTATCTTCCTATCGTATTAATTATATCAAATTATTTAAAAAATCGTAACCAAAGAATATTTCTATTACTTGCTAGTTTTTATTTTTATATGGCTTGGAATATTTTATTTATATGGTTATTGCTATTTTCCATTGTAATAGATTATTTTGCCGCCATTTCCATTTCTAGATTAGATAAATCAGATAAAAAAAGAAAATACTACCTATTTATTTCTCTCGCTACGAATCTTGGATTTTTAAGTTATTTTAAATACACTAATTTTTTTCTCGGGACGTTAAACGATATAAATTTTATTAATTCATTTCGATTTGTAGAGTATAATATTATTTTACCGGTCGGAATTTCATTCTATACATTTCAATCTATGAGTTACACAATTGACGTTTACCGAAACCAAATGGAAGCAAAGAAATCATTTTTAGATTTCGCCTTGTACGTTTCCTTTTTTCCTCAACTTGTTGCGGGACCAATCGTTCGGGCGTCTACATTTTTTCGTGATTTAGAAACTAGATTAATTGTAAATTATGAAACAATTCGTTACTCATTTGCACAAATTCTTCTAGGATTTACTAAAAAAATAGTTTTTGCTGATAATCTTGCAATCGTAGTAGATAATGTATTTAGAAATTATGCGTCCATGAACTCAATAGAAATCTGGACGGGTGTATTTGCATTTATGTGGCAAATATACTTTGACTTTGCGGGTTATACTGATATTGCGATTGGAGTAGCCAGACTTTTTGGGTTTCAGTTTGACCTAAATTTTAATTTTCCATTCAATGTTACAAGCATTAGCCAACATTGGGCAAGATGGCATTTATCATTTTCTACTTGGATTCGAGATTATATATTTATACCTTTAGGTGGTTCAAAAATCTCCAGACTGAGAACACATATCAATGTATTCATTACATTTATGTTCGCAGGAATTTGGCATGGAGCGGCATATCATTTTGTAGTTTGGGGTATTTGGCATTCGGCTATGCTTTCGATAGAAAGAGAATATGCCCGAACCGGAATTAGAAATTATTTAAATGAAAAAGGTGGGATACCTTACGACATATTTTGTAGAGTATTTACAATGATATGTTTGGGACTTGGACTTCCCCTTTTCCGCGCAAATACATTAACGGATGCGCTCGCTATGCTAAAAACAATGTTATTCATTAGCCCCAATGCGTATACGATATCCTTTGTTAATTTTAGTTATTTTAAATTAATACTATTGCTTTTTGTTACTGGATATATTTTTGAAAAATACAATCTTAGTAAAATGTTGGAAAATAAAAGGGCGTTTACTTTATTCATCCTTGCGAACTTTTTTATGTTACTTTGTTTTGGCGTAAGTGAATCACAAAGTTTTATTTACTTTGCGTTTTAA
- a CDS encoding N-acetyltransferase, translating into MKDGKIVGNIVYTHSKIIKEDGGEQSVVTFGPVSVLPEFQNQGIGGTLIHHSIAKAKEMGIKAILIYGYPDYYKRFGFLGGKKFGISRSDGIFPKALQVLELFEGALRGINGKFIESAVFETNPEELEEFENLFTVKEKLETKSQEIFANMIDAMEED; encoded by the coding sequence GTGAAAGACGGAAAGATAGTAGGAAACATTGTATATACTCATTCCAAAATTATAAAAGAAGATGGAGGAGAACAATCAGTAGTCACATTTGGACCAGTAAGTGTATTACCAGAATTTCAAAACCAAGGAATCGGGGGAACTTTAATTCATCACTCAATCGCAAAAGCAAAAGAAATGGGTATTAAAGCAATTTTAATCTACGGGTATCCAGATTATTACAAACGGTTTGGCTTTTTAGGCGGAAAAAAATTTGGCATTAGCCGCAGTGATGGAATTTTTCCGAAAGCATTACAAGTTCTAGAACTTTTCGAAGGAGCACTTCGAGGTATTAACGGCAAGTTCATAGAATCCGCTGTATTTGAAACCAACCCCGAAGAGTTGGAAGAATTCGAAAATCTTTTTACAGTTAAAGAAAAATTGGAAACAAAATCACAGGAAATTTTTGCGAATATGATAGACGCAATGGAAGAGGATTAA
- a CDS encoding NAD-binding protein — MDISFLREFNSAYEEKKIPFLEEMKIDYAKRKPLKGVRILHNLVNSYETLLKIEPLLLSEAELTLTAFDIFELPFHNEIDAVFKKSGIKYIKNYDDISGEFDIVMDCAARALQIKNITIKKGIVELTQSGSEIYKNTKLDIPIVSVDDSNLKNFECIYGTGEAFNRAIKEHTKQDISGKKFLVLGYGKIGHGVVKYLKEEGANISVAEVDPKKLELLKTQGITGFNIRSPEELKNLKNTINSFFAIVTCTGIPGVFEKTFSPDEIDKKVYLANMGAENEFGNSYHKERLLFEGNPLNFSLKHPTLMKYLDPIFYAHNLAAELIMNGEFKENRYYKFPVGIDNKIISTWKDFFKEDISEIYFDHF; from the coding sequence ATGGATATTTCCTTTCTAAGAGAATTTAACAGCGCTTATGAAGAAAAAAAAATTCCCTTTTTAGAGGAAATGAAAATTGATTATGCGAAACGAAAACCACTCAAAGGAGTGAGGATCTTACATAACTTAGTAAATAGTTACGAAACTTTACTTAAGATTGAACCACTTTTGTTATCGGAAGCCGAACTGACTTTGACTGCATTCGATATTTTTGAACTTCCATTTCACAATGAAATTGACGCAGTTTTTAAAAAATCCGGAATAAAATACATAAAAAATTATGATGATATCTCTGGCGAGTTTGACATAGTTATGGATTGTGCCGCTCGCGCACTACAAATCAAAAATATCACTATAAAGAAAGGTATTGTAGAACTAACGCAAAGTGGTTCTGAAATTTACAAAAATACCAAACTCGATATTCCAATTGTAAGCGTAGATGATTCCAACTTAAAAAACTTTGAGTGTATTTACGGGACAGGTGAGGCTTTCAATCGTGCGATTAAGGAACATACAAAACAGGATATTTCCGGAAAAAAATTTCTAGTTTTAGGTTATGGAAAAATTGGACATGGAGTTGTAAAATACTTAAAAGAAGAAGGCGCCAATATTTCAGTCGCAGAAGTAGATCCTAAAAAATTGGAATTATTAAAAACACAAGGTATAACCGGATTTAACATTCGTTCGCCGGAAGAATTGAAAAACTTAAAAAATACGATTAATTCTTTTTTTGCTATTGTTACATGTACAGGAATTCCAGGTGTATTTGAAAAAACTTTTTCACCTGATGAAATTGATAAAAAAGTCTATCTTGCTAATATGGGCGCAGAAAATGAATTCGGTAATTCTTATCATAAGGAAAGATTATTATTTGAAGGAAACCCTTTGAATTTCTCCTTAAAACACCCTACTCTAATGAAATACCTCGATCCGATTTTTTATGCACATAATTTAGCTGCCGAATTAATTATGAATGGAGAATTTAAAGAAAATCGATATTATAAATTTCCTGTCGGAATTGATAATAAAATTATTTCCACTTGGAAAGATTTTTTTAAAGAAGATATAAGTGAAATTTATTTTGATCATTTTTAA
- a CDS encoding SpoIIE family protein phosphatase, producing the protein MKSENNTENMHHLEIKGGQFSWDTEKGGLFFYGIPSVLFWSNPSLLKMLEPLAVEIGYDLFRLMVAHSSSYGTEQDYKNVILAMSNDFREGFSAWGQAGTSIGWGKFNLVEFNFQEKKATVIVSNPWELHMQKDLVSESRWGCPFLQGKLIGIFSQAMEVTCWADEKITYDSDGECRVEFSIFKSNKTITEEIKQLRIKKMEESERELTLEVEKQTIEIRNLLEEIKQKNEELTELNASLEEKVVERTKELNQKNIEIEAKNKHITSSIEYAQKIQDAILPDLDSFRANFQNYFIIYLPKDIVAGDFYWATHEDKYTFLVAADCTGHGVPGGFLSMIGSMLLAKIVNEDHNFDCTEILEKLDAGVKKALKQEELSEDSPEDGMELSIVRFEKNKNEIIFCGAHRPAYLVSAGKLTDVSGNKRSIGGRPRKTLNPFEQKLIQVQKGDMLYLTSDGFADQSNPEGKKIGTKNLKTFLEEIAPLDIDNQKEKLISFLKNHQNFEAQRDDILVVGIQL; encoded by the coding sequence ATGAAATCTGAAAACAACACTGAAAATATGCATCATCTCGAGATTAAGGGAGGACAGTTTTCTTGGGATACAGAAAAGGGTGGTCTTTTCTTCTACGGTATTCCGTCTGTTCTATTTTGGTCGAACCCGTCCCTTTTAAAAATGTTAGAACCTTTGGCGGTAGAAATAGGATATGATCTTTTTCGTTTAATGGTTGCCCATTCATCTAGTTATGGAACCGAGCAAGATTATAAGAACGTTATACTCGCAATGAGTAATGATTTTCGAGAAGGTTTTTCTGCTTGGGGTCAAGCCGGAACATCTATTGGCTGGGGCAAATTCAATTTAGTCGAATTCAATTTCCAAGAAAAAAAGGCAACCGTGATTGTATCAAATCCCTGGGAGCTCCACATGCAGAAAGATCTGGTTTCAGAATCTAGGTGGGGTTGTCCTTTTTTACAAGGAAAATTAATTGGTATTTTTTCTCAAGCAATGGAAGTAACATGTTGGGCTGATGAAAAAATTACCTATGATTCAGATGGAGAATGTAGAGTAGAATTTTCTATTTTTAAATCAAACAAAACGATAACTGAAGAAATCAAACAACTTCGAATAAAGAAGATGGAGGAATCGGAAAGGGAACTAACGTTAGAAGTAGAAAAACAAACAATAGAAATCCGAAACCTTCTAGAGGAAATTAAACAAAAAAATGAAGAACTAACCGAGTTAAATGCATCACTGGAAGAAAAGGTAGTAGAAAGAACAAAAGAATTAAACCAAAAAAATATTGAAATTGAAGCAAAAAACAAACATATAACGAGTAGCATAGAGTATGCCCAAAAAATCCAAGATGCAATTCTACCAGACTTAGATTCTTTTCGTGCAAATTTTCAAAACTACTTCATTATCTATTTACCGAAAGATATTGTAGCTGGAGATTTTTATTGGGCAACTCATGAAGATAAATATACTTTTTTAGTAGCTGCTGACTGCACAGGACATGGAGTTCCTGGTGGATTTCTTTCTATGATCGGAAGTATGCTTTTAGCAAAAATAGTAAATGAAGATCACAATTTTGATTGCACAGAAATTTTAGAAAAATTAGACGCTGGTGTAAAAAAAGCATTAAAACAAGAAGAGTTATCAGAAGATTCTCCGGAAGATGGAATGGAATTATCAATCGTTCGTTTTGAAAAAAATAAAAATGAAATTATTTTCTGTGGGGCGCATAGACCCGCTTATTTAGTTTCCGCTGGAAAATTAACGGATGTATCTGGAAATAAACGAAGCATTGGCGGTCGTCCAAGAAAAACATTAAATCCTTTTGAACAAAAATTGATCCAAGTTCAAAAAGGAGATATGCTATATTTAACGAGTGATGGTTTTGCAGATCAGTCAAATCCAGAAGGCAAAAAGATTGGAACAAAAAATCTTAAAACCTTCTTAGAAGAAATTGCACCTTTGGATATTGATAACCAGAAAGAAAAATTAATTTCTTTTTTAAAGAACCATCAAAACTTTGAAGCTCAGAGAGACGATATACTAGTGGTTGGTATCCAACTCTAG
- a CDS encoding cyclic nucleotide-binding domain-containing protein, which produces MITDKKVTDNELIAIIKNTPLFQHLTLDEVKEISPLFQYVSYKPNNIIVFQGDLSDKLYIIKKGIVVVKTIKHGLEKEIIHAYLLPGDTFGEVGVLENSPRSATIISVNDIEAIYIERNEFFKILNRFSSVAIELARELSRYLINMTNRMGYQEDHLKLILTIPVNPEKFKSNFPQFLISHLSSMNSNNSVMLSYPIRNPGNALENVSPHPNNFNILSRKTEEEKLTELAVVLDKLTKSYYNILVNIEQMDNGVPLLLEKAMQVIILTDSDQTTSEIEKIKKYVSRYINQGKCSVYTLEFHESNPNNLSETNYTFPLPSIQELYQEDYCKNKFTIPEIYSEVVQILIERLEKNRQLSIYIPTTLNIDQPIDTTKYVKESLELFGNLFGGATKKTAEGVWKSAELGLVNEEVYIVTTYSNSEKINLYMDEIINYAREMKIQLQQEAIAIELDEKLFLV; this is translated from the coding sequence GTGATTACAGATAAGAAAGTCACTGATAATGAATTAATAGCAATTATTAAAAATACTCCACTCTTTCAACATTTGACATTGGATGAAGTGAAAGAAATTTCTCCCCTATTTCAATACGTTAGCTACAAACCTAATAATATCATTGTATTTCAGGGAGATTTAAGTGATAAACTGTATATTATTAAAAAAGGAATTGTAGTTGTAAAAACGATAAAACATGGATTAGAGAAGGAAATTATTCACGCCTATTTACTTCCGGGTGATACATTTGGAGAAGTAGGTGTTTTGGAAAATTCTCCACGTTCTGCTACAATTATTTCCGTAAATGATATTGAAGCTATTTACATAGAAAGGAATGAATTTTTTAAAATACTAAATCGATTTAGTTCTGTTGCAATTGAATTGGCAAGGGAATTAAGTCGGTATTTAATTAATATGACAAATCGGATGGGTTATCAGGAAGACCATTTGAAACTAATCCTTACAATTCCAGTTAATCCCGAAAAATTTAAATCTAACTTTCCTCAGTTTTTAATATCTCATTTATCTTCCATGAACTCTAATAATTCTGTTATGCTAAGTTACCCGATAAGGAATCCAGGCAACGCATTGGAAAACGTTAGTCCTCATCCAAATAATTTTAATATATTGTCTAGAAAAACAGAAGAAGAAAAACTAACTGAACTTGCAGTTGTTTTAGATAAACTTACAAAAAGTTATTATAATATTTTAGTCAATATCGAACAGATGGACAATGGCGTACCACTTTTGTTAGAGAAAGCGATGCAAGTTATAATCCTTACCGATAGCGATCAAACTACGAGTGAAATTGAAAAAATAAAAAAATATGTTTCAAGATATATCAACCAAGGAAAGTGCAGTGTTTACACTCTGGAATTTCACGAATCAAATCCAAATAATTTATCAGAAACTAATTACACTTTTCCGCTTCCATCCATTCAAGAATTATATCAGGAAGATTATTGTAAAAATAAATTTACAATTCCAGAAATTTATTCTGAAGTTGTACAAATTTTAATAGAAAGATTGGAAAAAAATCGCCAACTTTCTATTTATATCCCAACAACTTTGAACATTGATCAACCTATTGATACAACGAAATACGTGAAAGAAAGTTTGGAATTATTTGGAAATTTATTTGGAGGAGCGACTAAAAAAACAGCTGAGGGTGTTTGGAAAAGTGCAGAGTTAGGTCTTGTAAATGAAGAAGTTTATATAGTTACCACATATTCTAATTCTGAAAAAATCAATCTTTATATGGATGAAATCATAAATTATGCTAGAGAAATGAAAATCCAATTACAACAGGAAGCAATTGCAATAGAACTTGATGAAAAATTGTTTTTGGTATGA
- a CDS encoding SpoIIE family protein phosphatase, with protein MYKKLNLFYVFFLGIFFSPLLSQEIFEIKAPESPEIILGKYSEYLEDPNGELSFEEILHKNLKWNKLKNENVNFGYNQSFFWVRFTINNKVKNTLNPILEIPWSKQDYIEFYNLLKDKYEIQITGDIFPFANRKIDDTFFAFELEIPPESIQTYYIKTRSINNLSLLNPILHSSFISFHKESSFRNLRYGLLYGFLVIMIFYNLFLYIFLKEKVYLFLSIYISCFGFSLLSQHGIAFQYIYPNNTWLANRDGAIIIPILLIFQILFLNSYLELNIKLPQIHNFLNKFIFLLVFHLISLFTLFKDSRAFMYYSLLIIIFIENTFFLIIGIYLSFKKFRPAYFYLFSWSMFLPSVFLRVLSGMSLIPVNSLTFWSFPFGLSAMLVFISIGLADKINYLKLKLFQSNQKLENYSNTLEQNISIRTKELQQTLDTVNELKKQQDGDYFLTSLLLEPFTVNNGKSETLNIDFLIIQKKKFEFYGKEQNIGGDLCHTQNIILNNQKYILFFNSDAMGKSLQGAGGAIVFGSVIFSIIQRTKSNINLESTYPERWLKNAFIELHKVFLTFECTMLVSAVIGLIEEDTGLLYYINAEHPWLVLYKDKVSSFIEKEIYFTKLGSPVDSNKVFINLYQMKKNDIIFIGSDGKDDLIPMNSNQLDGTFIHEETEFLNTIDQAEGNLSKIYDITTQKGKITDDFSLVRIKFLGNGEDRNYNHLKEISKEKFKNNNIQECLTYGHEYTMKNPSDTDFLLFLGNVYKSLDKHQNALTYFERVRLRNPYHLENLILLINTYIAVKNKKKAEKILNDFISLNPEDPQIAQLKNDLAHLSTL; from the coding sequence ATGTATAAAAAACTAAACTTATTTTATGTTTTTTTCTTAGGAATATTTTTTTCGCCCCTTCTTTCACAAGAAATTTTTGAAATCAAAGCTCCCGAAAGTCCAGAAATAATTCTCGGTAAATACTCTGAATATTTGGAAGACCCCAACGGGGAACTATCCTTTGAAGAAATTCTACATAAAAATTTAAAATGGAATAAATTGAAAAATGAAAATGTAAATTTCGGATACAATCAATCTTTTTTTTGGGTGCGGTTTACGATAAACAATAAAGTTAAAAATACGTTAAATCCTATTTTAGAAATACCATGGTCAAAACAGGACTACATTGAATTCTATAATTTACTTAAAGATAAATACGAAATTCAAATTACTGGCGATATATTCCCTTTCGCGAATCGAAAAATAGACGATACTTTTTTTGCTTTCGAATTAGAGATTCCACCCGAATCTATTCAAACATATTATATAAAAACTAGAAGCATAAATAATTTATCTCTTTTAAATCCAATTTTACATTCTTCTTTTATTTCATTTCATAAAGAATCATCATTTAGAAATTTGCGGTATGGTTTGTTGTATGGATTCTTAGTCATAATGATATTTTATAACTTATTTCTATATATTTTTTTAAAAGAAAAAGTTTATTTATTTCTTTCAATCTATATTTCTTGTTTTGGTTTTTCTTTATTATCCCAACATGGGATTGCCTTTCAGTATATATATCCGAATAATACTTGGCTGGCCAATAGAGATGGTGCGATCATAATACCGATCCTACTAATTTTTCAAATTTTATTTTTAAATTCTTATTTAGAGTTAAATATTAAATTGCCGCAAATTCATAATTTTTTGAATAAATTTATATTTTTATTAGTATTCCATCTGATTTCTTTATTCACTTTATTTAAAGACAGTAGGGCTTTTATGTATTATTCATTATTAATAATAATTTTTATTGAAAATACTTTTTTTCTTATCATTGGGATTTATCTTAGTTTTAAAAAATTCAGACCTGCTTACTTTTATTTATTTTCATGGTCTATGTTTTTACCTAGTGTATTTTTGCGAGTTTTATCAGGAATGTCATTAATTCCTGTAAATTCATTGACTTTTTGGTCATTTCCATTTGGACTCTCGGCTATGTTAGTTTTTATCTCTATTGGACTTGCGGATAAGATTAATTATCTGAAACTTAAATTATTTCAGTCAAATCAAAAACTAGAAAATTATTCAAATACATTGGAGCAAAATATTAGCATAAGAACAAAAGAACTTCAACAAACTCTCGATACAGTAAACGAACTAAAGAAGCAGCAAGATGGTGACTATTTTTTAACTTCCCTTCTACTTGAGCCATTTACCGTAAACAATGGAAAAAGCGAAACTCTGAATATCGATTTTTTAATCATTCAAAAAAAGAAATTTGAGTTTTATGGAAAGGAACAAAATATCGGCGGAGACCTTTGTCACACGCAAAATATAATTTTGAATAATCAAAAATATATTTTATTCTTTAATTCTGATGCAATGGGAAAATCTCTACAAGGTGCCGGAGGAGCAATTGTCTTTGGCTCAGTAATTTTCTCCATTATTCAAAGAACCAAATCCAATATAAATTTGGAATCAACATATCCAGAAAGATGGTTGAAAAATGCGTTTATCGAATTACACAAAGTTTTTTTGACGTTTGAATGTACAATGTTAGTATCAGCTGTTATCGGTTTAATCGAAGAAGATACTGGTTTGCTTTATTATATTAATGCAGAACATCCATGGTTAGTTTTATATAAAGATAAAGTTTCTAGTTTTATCGAAAAAGAAATATATTTTACAAAACTCGGAAGTCCAGTAGATTCCAATAAAGTTTTTATTAATTTATACCAAATGAAGAAAAATGATATTATCTTCATTGGCTCCGACGGTAAAGACGACCTTATCCCAATGAATTCAAATCAATTGGATGGTACATTTATTCATGAGGAAACAGAATTTTTAAATACCATCGATCAGGCCGAAGGTAATTTATCAAAGATTTATGATATTACTACTCAAAAAGGTAAAATTACAGATGATTTTTCTTTAGTAAGAATTAAATTCTTAGGCAATGGGGAAGATCGTAATTATAATCATTTAAAAGAAATATCTAAAGAGAAATTCAAAAATAATAATATTCAAGAATGCTTAACTTACGGTCATGAATACACAATGAAAAACCCAAGTGATACAGACTTTTTACTCTTTCTTGGAAACGTCTATAAATCATTGGATAAACATCAAAATGCGTTAACTTATTTCGAGAGGGTAAGACTGCGTAATCCTTACCATTTAGAAAATTTAATTTTGCTAATAAATACATATATAGCAGTTAAAAATAAGAAAAAAGCTGAAAAAATTCTAAATGATTTCATTTCCTTAAATCCAGAAGATCCACAAATCGCTCAACTAAAAAACGATTTGGCTCATTTATCTACTCTATGA
- a CDS encoding EthD family reductase: MERLLVLYGHPNDPQAFDKYYEEIHIPLGKKMKGLKKWTVSKVLNDPSNPSPFYYIADLYAENKEAMDKVLASPEGKKTADDVPNFATGGVTFLRTEVKEII; this comes from the coding sequence ATGGAAAGATTATTAGTATTATATGGTCATCCCAATGACCCGCAAGCATTTGATAAATATTATGAAGAAATACATATTCCCCTTGGGAAAAAAATGAAAGGACTTAAAAAGTGGACTGTTAGTAAAGTTTTAAATGACCCTTCCAATCCATCCCCCTTTTATTATATAGCAGATTTATATGCTGAAAACAAAGAAGCTATGGATAAAGTATTGGCATCACCCGAAGGAAAGAAAACCGCGGATGATGTTCCCAATTTTGCGACTGGGGGTGTAACCTTTCTCCGTACAGAAGTAAAGGAAATAATTTAG
- a CDS encoding SGNH/GDSL hydrolase family protein: protein MIKEFFKFFKDPAILNGIAIILIIEMLLQLGVYKKFLKKNSYASNVNRITEHAFSKKKELDPDILIVGTSLAYEGISLRLLNEKLSSLNLKAQSIAIPGSELIVQQLALEKALKEFNNVKYIIHVNEPEMPWTVGSEVSLPTLAMVSSLDRISAIKKFKEHEYIITHKELSYILIRLWAYRHDIGDFILNPNKRLKDIRKATSASQNLYTYENSNQESLELYSFQNIEEALAVTKNNSPIAIGSNEHHRDSIYKTFLLAKDTNITLEETISTQIFKKRISNLYQYINSKNIKIINVFPPISNYVTHFKRDERIEFWLKNVNEISRNKIIDLTDSIPQENNASYFFDAVHPNQKGMFKFTEKLGETLIVFLKEEAK from the coding sequence ATGATAAAGGAATTTTTTAAATTTTTCAAAGATCCAGCAATTTTAAATGGAATTGCTATCATTTTAATTATAGAAATGCTTTTACAATTAGGCGTTTACAAAAAGTTTCTCAAAAAAAACTCATACGCTTCCAACGTAAATAGAATTACAGAACACGCTTTTTCAAAAAAGAAAGAGTTAGACCCTGATATTTTAATTGTGGGTACTTCTCTCGCATATGAAGGAATTTCACTTCGTTTACTAAATGAAAAATTATCTTCTCTAAACTTAAAGGCTCAGTCTATCGCCATTCCTGGATCTGAATTAATTGTTCAACAATTAGCCTTAGAAAAAGCATTAAAAGAATTCAATAATGTAAAGTATATAATTCACGTTAATGAACCAGAAATGCCTTGGACAGTTGGCTCTGAAGTTTCCCTTCCGACACTCGCAATGGTAAGTTCTTTAGATAGAATAAGTGCCATAAAAAAATTCAAAGAGCATGAATATATAATTACTCACAAGGAATTATCCTATATTTTAATAAGACTCTGGGCTTATAGACATGATATAGGAGATTTTATATTAAATCCAAATAAAAGACTTAAAGATATTCGAAAAGCAACATCTGCTAGTCAAAATTTATATACATACGAAAATTCAAACCAAGAAAGTTTAGAATTGTATTCATTTCAGAATATTGAAGAAGCCTTAGCGGTTACTAAGAATAATTCTCCAATAGCAATTGGTTCCAACGAACATCATAGAGATTCAATATACAAAACGTTTCTGTTAGCAAAAGACACTAATATCACTTTAGAAGAAACAATCTCAACTCAAATTTTCAAAAAAAGAATTTCCAATCTATATCAATATATTAATTCTAAAAATATTAAAATAATAAATGTATTTCCTCCTATCTCAAACTATGTGACTCATTTTAAACGAGACGAACGAATTGAGTTTTGGCTAAAAAACGTTAATGAAATTTCCAGAAATAAAATAATAGATTTGACTGATAGTATTCCACAAGAGAACAATGCCTCCTATTTTTTCGATGCTGTGCATCCTAACCAGAAAGGTATGTTTAAATTTACAGAAAAATTAGGCGAAACATTGATTGTTTTTCTAAAAGAAGAGGCTAAATAA